The nucleotide sequence aatttaatttaatttttttaattttttttttgtcaagtagcataATAGCAAGAAATTCACATCTTAATGTGAATCAGTTTTGAtattcggggttcgaacctcagcctctgcatatattatgcaatgttcctactaactgagttaagttcatgTGGactaaagaaaaatgaaaataattatataaaaaagcaaattttaatttgttataaaaaaacatgcatGCACATGTCAATTGAATGTCGTTAGCGAATTACTACCCATAGAGTGGGAATTTTGTCATCTATAGAAGTTCTATCCGGCTTGAGAAATTATTCTCTATAGTTGTGCCTTCGTGATTCGGGAGGACAGTTTGTAGCAGCGCAAACGATGCCGCGACAATCACATACGTTGGTTTTAGAGGGAGAGGCGATAGCTATCCGTTTTGCCCATGCTAAGGGGTGGGATATAGTGATTTTTGAATAAGATTCTAGTAATTTGGTTAATGCCCTTTCAACGCAACGACATGAAGCTTCTGAATTTTATGCAATAATTTCTGCTATTAAGAACCAGTTATCGGTGAAATTTATTAGACGATAAGCGAACATGGCAACTCATACTTTAGTTAggacaattgtttttttttgggctAGTcaccaaatttttaaatattctcCTACTTGTATTGAACCTTTTCTTATTAATGATACGAGTTAACCGAgcttctgaagaaaaaaaaaatgatatgccTAGCTTCGAATCTTCTTCTTTCCGATATGTGAGAGAGGATAAAATCCAAAATAGCAAGTTATATAGTAAATGAATAAGAACAAGACACACGAGAATATATATTCATCCAAGTTACGTGTAGCACCGCTTGTTTTATTTATGGTATTATTAGACAGTAGTTTAACTTATTATCATCACAAAGAGTGATTAATTCGCATTATTTAACAGTTAACAAAGACATAGTTAACCGTAAGGTGACCCTGCTGGTAACCTTGTCCATTGGTATCAATTTGATTGAAGACATTCACATCCAAGTCTAACCCACCATTGGCACATTGGTCCACTATTCTTACTGTTGCCTGAGCTCCAGTTGCAGTATTTGTCACCTGCATCATTAGTCATCACCACTAAATTAATTCAACTATCaagagtaaaaataataatatcctTGACTAACTAATTGATCATAATTAAGTCCATTTACAAGTCCACAAAAAGCCACACAGAAAAACTTAGTGTTTGAATCTTTGTTGGCTAGTactccattgtttttgtatcGCACTAGagattttttaagcaaaaatattattattcaagAGTAAAAGGTAATTCAATCCATTATATTAAAACATTACATCAAAATCATACACATAGACTGTAGTGTAAAGACAGCCCAATATATGGAGTAGAAGGCAGTGCAATAATATTAGAAAACTCAATTGTATAGCTTTAATATTTTTGCTACCACATCTTCACAATAAAGAAACTCTTCCTtgctaatttaattatttaatttaactaaAACTGAGATGAATATAAAGATCTTGTTTTGGACAAAACATCTCgcaaacatgtcataagttgtttcgtATATACTccctaaaatataaattattttcataactaTCGTAGCGTAGAGTTGGTAGAAACAAGTCGAAAACGGTTCATGGCACTAATTATAAATGTGTCTAGGTCAACTCTCTTTAACGATTTCATATGTACTTATGTCAgcaaataaactcaaataaattaacGAAATAAACTCGTATATTTcgataattttttctaaaatgagtAAAGTGGTCATACCCTCAAGCACTTGCCGCAAGAGTCTCTGCCATGAGGGCCCTGGGGTCCACAAAAGGCAGTCCAGCCATACTTTTGACGCCATGACAAGGGCTGGTTGGCATCCCATGTAGCACAGTAAACACTGGCAGTGTTGTAGTTCCAGTTAATATTCTGAGGGTTGTAAAGGTGGTATGTTGCCCTAACGTTGTTTGCACTCTGACCATTCACTAACATCGTTCCCACAAGgaaacacaaaaccaacaagCTCAAAGTTCTCTGTGTGCTCaccattttctcttttttgtgtgtttcattGTAGAAGCATATGGGGTACAATTTATAgactttgagagagagagataaacgAAGTCACACGACACTCTTCTACGTACGTAATCTCAAGTCTAACAATTAATGCATTTCAACCGTTTGATCAGTCATatgcttgttttttttcttcttttgatttgatttttctttggcttgtatttaatttttctttgtctAGTTTCTCCATATTTTTCAAGAACATTATCCTTTATAtaattgttgtttgatttgtcttcTCGATCAATCTATATAAATTAAGATAAATATTTGGAGGATCATGCATACAATTGTAATTATATAAAAACTAGAAGAAAATGTGGTCGAATCACAACTTTATTTTGGAGAATTTCTATGGTGGCAACTTAACATGTACAATGCATTTAATCTTTAActtaagaaaaatgctaacgagtgccttcgatatggttttttttaaattactctCTTTTGTTTAGAGAgtatttaccctctcatgatatcaaccaatcaaaatgtaatatacattgtgAGGCCTAtgttaccctctcttgtttagagggtaattaccctatcatgatatcaaccaatcgaAATGTAATATAGataggtaacattaaatgtcaaataaatgagtagattttttctaaaaataaagagttaatcttaatcatttttttaaggagagttaatcttaatcataaagtaacttttaatacttttaatttttatttaattttttattgaaacagtaaatgatttttttttttttatattaaggtgttcaatcttaattaatttacaccataagacttataacaaataaaattttacatcaaatttctgtCATCTGGATGTActtaaattcatcacttacattcataaaatttcttccattctagaaccccgaacgtgagaacaaaaacatctccttcattcaaatttcttcttctttattctttcctattgatcaattcttgtttctttttcattcttcttcccattttgatttgttcaattttgtcgttccaaactgCCGTAGTTTCCAATTATAGTGAGAATTGTCATTGTTTCTAGAACtgcgtcaggtatcgtgacttactttttcttatttaagtagtcaacctaataaaatctgaAAACACGCATAGATCTGCCTCACTATCAGCCAAAGCCTTTAagtccaaacaaaagaacaaaagcctcatcacataactatttcagcagcaaccaaaaaaatgctagcagactcccacaacatcacaacggcaacacctgctagcagccctcaaagtacaacagatgacttactcaattgttataattaactacctcacaaccaagaaaaatcaaataaaaaagaaaaatcaagtcaccaTACCTGACGTGGTACTGGAaataacgacaattctcacgatatttggaaTCAAACGAACGACGAtgattctcacgaaaattgaaaaatgtggCAGTTGGggacgacaaaattgaacaatcaaaatgggaagaagaaattttatgaatataactgataaatttaaggacattcagaagaaagaaatttgatgtgaaattttaattgttctaagccaatcctgtagtgtaaattaacTAAGATTGAATACCTAAATATGATTAAGGCTATTACATtatgggtcctttatcttatttatatgtaacactttggtcctttatctttattttttttctcgtttaggtcctttatctttcttagaagcacatatacatcttttttctcattttttattaaaaatgaaaaaaaatcctgaaatatgatgaagatgttcatcatcttcatcttcttcctttgaatcttcatcatcttctttaaataaaaaaaaaattctactaaaatatatctcaaaatatcgtgaattaatgttattttcacctcaaatcttcttttaaacacaaaaatcaaaaccttaatttcacaaatgttgcaaggcggatggtggaggcttGGTCACTGAcggaagggttaggctttacgaaagttaagattgttctggaaacaacaaaatggatgtgcaaagctgctcttggggttatttttatgtcgggtttgaatattgagttataaaataataataataatatacggtgtgacaatccttttttttttttttttgcgaggaaactaaatctctttctctacaggattatgatttttgtgtttaaaagaagatttgaggtgaatataacattaattcatgatatttgtgtagaaatttttttgattcaaaggaagaagatgaagatgatgaacatcttcatcatatttatggatttttttcatttttaataaaaatatattttaaaaaataaaattatgtatttcttttataaaaaatatgagaaaaagaatgtatatgtgcttttataagagataaaagacctaaacgaaaaaaataaagataaatgaccaaagttttagaaataaataagataaatgacctctaatgtaatcatgtctataattaaataaaattaaaagtattaaaagttaccttatgattataattgattttttttttagaaaaaattgactcatttatggcatttaatgttgtcaatgtatattatattttgattggttgatatcatgagagggtaaataccctctaaacaagagagggtaatatagaaaaaatcacatttattgcattagaaattgaagtttttactttttttaaaaataatttctttattaaaaatgtttaaagagtgtATCGGGGACAGTCATTAACAAAAACCCTTTACTTAATAGCTACAATTTTTTCGaaatattttttgtcatttaaaaaattataataactaaaaacaATGAAGGGAtgcttttttttcttatgaaataatatttctcattcattcaaaaaaatgataaataatttattgatttagtAAACAAATATACCAAAATACttaaatttgttaatttattgAAGACatatggatttaattcatatacataaaaagtgtaaaaaaaaaaaaaaaactatgttgtGAAAGCTTTATACCGACAATGCATctaaattattcttttaaaaaagaatataaaatattgtgaaaccctctcaaaaacaaataaaatattgcgAAATGAGGACACTAATTTGTCTAGCCTTTTCATGtttctttgataaaaatataatatttcaaaaaaaaaatgtttagagaaaaaaatcatgCGTAGATATTTTTTCTACATTACCCTTGATGAATTTCCAATTATCTACCCATATCAAAGAAAAATGTCACTTTTATTCTTACAATTAATTACCATTTTTATCTCAAAAACATCAAActtttccatttcttttatttaatatgtGATCTCCATCTATTTCGTTCAAAAATCGAACTCAAGTTGTCATGAGGTAAATTACTCTCAATTCATCAAGGAGTAATGTAGACCCTCGTTGATAAATACATTAAtagttttcattaaaaattaatatatttcataaaagAAAGAGACAATAAAGTCTATATATAGCAACTAATcacaaaaccaattttttcacGTTTCCATGAATTCACAAAAGGTCGACAAAGTCAATTTGCGTATAATTTCTTGATGGATCTTGCTAAATAGGTGATAGGAGCAGCTAAATAAGTCCATTCACATATTAACAGCGAATATAATTTCTCTCAATAACCAATCACTCAATCAATTCCAAGATTTGgtttattttggttgatttcgTTATTTATTGCCTTTCTTTTAGGCAAGTTGATTTGTTATTATATCCCTCCGTCAATTTTATGGATGTATCATTATCATTTTGTCAAGAAGTAAAACAATACAAGCAGCCAGCTCTAGCTCTCAGCAGCCGGAGTTtgcattttcatcttcttcattttgtgACTTGTGAAGATGTTTACTTCTAGAAAGTAAAACAATACTTAAAGTTGTAGCatattcctttttgtttttgtctttagATGAATTGTGGCAAATATGCACAAGATTCATATACATTACACATATGTgagatttcaaatttaaatatggATGAAAATGTTCAATCTAACGAtcaacattaattaaactaaGTCTTACAAACAAAGTATTCTATATATATcctttatttttaactaaactTTTAGAAaataactttcattttttttacttcaaaaagTAATAtgtacttatttatttttagtgcaGAAAATAACTTTAAGAAAATAGCTAGACActataaaacaaatatttgtcaacttgatatttttttcaattacttaATTATCGATATTTTTAAAgtagtatttatttaatttttttcacaaaagtAAGAATTAACATTTCCTACTAAAAATGGAAACTTTGGCTCTGCTAGGATTTCGAGAGAGTCGAGCGTGAGTGTACAGTGAACCACCGTACACTGCAAAGACAAGTTGTCAGCACGGTTAATTGGCTAGATCGCACTCGCAGACATGCTTAAAAGGGTTATTAATAAGTTGCGGAGTTCATCATTTTCCTCAAAAGTCAATGTCTTTTGTTGGATAATATTGGAGTTGTAATAAAGAGGATGTAGTGAATTGAGAAGCAAATCTCATACCAATAAATTTAGATATATGGAACAAAAAGGAAGTAGTAATAATCAATAATTAAAGTAGTAATTTAGatatatgttagtttttttaaaaaaaaaaatggtcataaaagtagaagttgaaaaaaaaaaacacaatgagTCCTTATTCCATTACTTCAAATGCACATACAAACTACTAGTGACACTTTCATTGCTCCATTTTTTCATAATTCTCCTACTTGATCTAATTCACCACCACTATTACCTCAAGGTCCTCCTCAAGTTGTTGTTATGAGTTCTTGTGCTGCTTGCAAGATTTTGAGGAGAAGATGTACTGTTGATAAGTGTGTTTTGGCATCTTATTTTCCTCCTATACTGATCCTGCCAAGTTTACCATTGCTCATAGAGTTTTTGGTGCTAGCAACATTGAAAATGAATAACATTGAAAAACTGAACCTCATTAtctcaataaataatatgtaaTAAGTGAATCAACCTAGGACTTTTAGCCTCACATTGAAGGTTCACACATAATGTTTGAAAGGATAAGTGCGTAATGTGAAGATAATTTTCGGCTGCCTGCAACATCCTTATTTATAATCTTAAGGTATTACATAATAAGGATCCGTGTTTGAACAAGTAAATCCCAGCCCATGAAAAAAGCAAGTGGCACAAAACCGTAGTCAACTGCTTTAGATATCATATTTGTGACCTTCAAGACATCTGAATTAGGTTTTGGGTTCAACATGCAAGTTGTTGCTCTACTTATTATATTTCCAACGAATGCTCGTACACTTCAATCCAATAATCACAACCCAAGTTATGGTCTACAGAGTGACCATAGATCAATAtgcaaataatttcaaaaattagtCAAAGAAATACATCAGAGATTAATTATGACTCACCATTTAGAAACATGCTAACAAGCTGATATTAGGCTCAAACTGATCTCAAAATTTCAAAGTACAAAGCCAGAAAATATGTGCTTAAACGtgcaaattaatatattttcaaaaatccaaaattaagCCGAAAAAAAGCTTATGATAGACAACAATAAATAGTTAGACCTTAAATATTTTGACAGGACAAACTTAAGTTTTGCAAAAGTCTAACTTAGTGCAACATATTTCCTCTAATAATGATGGTGTATGTGTTCCTCTTATTTGATCGCAAAACActtgtgataatttttatttttacaagagCGATAGTTGGCttttaataaagtttaattATAAAAAGATTTAAATGTACTTTTAGCCCCCTCAATGTTTATAAACTAGCGATTTTGAccactaattttaaaaatagcacATTTGCCCCACTCCCATTTCAGTCCATTT is from Medicago truncatula cultivar Jemalong A17 chromosome 1, MtrunA17r5.0-ANR, whole genome shotgun sequence and encodes:
- the LOC25484636 gene encoding pathogenesis-related protein PR-4 translates to MVSTQRTLSLLVLCFLVGTMLVNGQSANNVRATYHLYNPQNINWNYNTASVYCATWDANQPLSWRQKYGWTAFCGPQGPHGRDSCGKCLRVTNTATGAQATVRIVDQCANGGLDLDVNVFNQIDTNGQGYQQGHLTVNYVFVNC